Within Candidatus Polarisedimenticolia bacterium, the genomic segment TTGGCCCGCAGCTGCTTTTCCAGATAGTTGACCGCTTCGTCGCGCAGCCGAGCGAAATCGGCCGGATCGAAGCGGGGCCGCAGAAGGATGTCGCGCAGCAAGGGTACGAACCGTTGCAGGTGATCCCGGTGGCATTCCCCGAGAAGGACCACCACCTCCTTGTCGGCCTGTGCGTCGATTCGCGCCGCCATCGGATAGAGCGCTTCGAGAAGCTCCGCATAGGTGAGCGAGCGCGTTCCTCCCTGCGCCAGCATGGCGGTGGTGAGATAGGTCATCCCCTCGCGGCCGCGGGGGTCGTCCACGGAGCCGGCGCGGAACAGGATCCGGAAGCTCACGATGGGAGAAAGAGAAGAAGGGAGAAGGGTCGTCGAGATGGGGGAGCCCATCAGGTTGCCTCGCCTTCCTGCGGGACCTCCGCCGCGGTAAGAGTCACCACGGTGCGATTCTCGTCACGGAAGACCTGTCGCGCCACCGCCTGCAGATCCTCCGCCGACAGCGAATCATAGGTGGCATAGAGCTCTTCGTAGCCCCCCGGATCGGCGGTCAGCTGGAGAATGTGCGCCAGGATGGATGCCACCGAGTCGGCGGAGTCGAGGCGCATGGCGAAGGCATAGCGCAGGTGGCTCTTGGTCGCCTGCAGCCGCGCTTCGTCGACACGGCTCTCGCGCAGCTCGCGCAGGGAGGACTCGATCGCCTCGCGGACGCGCCCGAGCAGGGCCCGGGCCTTGGCATGCGTCTGGATCACGAAGAGGGTCGGATCGCGGTGGTCGCCGGCACCTCCCACCAGGCTCTCGGCAATCTGCTCCTCCAGGACCAGGCGGCGATAGAGCGGCGACGTGTCGGAGAAGGTGATGCGTGAAATCAGATCGAGGGCCGGCATCTCGCGTGCACGGGTCGAGAAGGCCGGGACGTGATATCCGAGCGTCAGGATCGGCAGCGTCGGGTTCTGCCAGCTCAGCGCGACTTGCCGCTGTTCGACCTGCGGCGGCTCCTGCGGAATCCGGATCTGCGTGATGCCGCGCTTCCATGGGCCGTAATGCTTCTCGGCGAGGGCAAAGACCTCGTCGCTCTCGATGTCTCCCACCACCAGCAGGATGCAGTGCTCGGGACGGTAGTAGCGATCGTAGAACGACAGGGAGTAGTCGTACTGGTTGGGCATGTCCTCGATGTCGCGCAGGAAGCCCATGGTGGTGTGCTGGTAGGGGTGCACCCGGAAAGCTGTCTCGAAGAGCTTTTCCTCGATCATGACCTCGGGAAAGGAGAAGTTCTTGTTATATTCGCCGAGCACGGCCCGCGCCTCTTTTTGGAAAGCCTCGCGCTCGTAGCGCAGATTCATGAAGCGGTCGCTCTCGAGGTCCATGATCTCGGGAAGCGATTCAGCGGCGGCGAGGGTGTGATAGGCCGTGAGGTCGTCCGAGGTGAAGGCGTTCGAATCGGCACCCAGGCGCTTGAGGGCCGCATGGTAGCGGTCCTCGGGGTAGCGCGGCGTGCCGCGGAACATCATGTGCTCGAAGAAGTGGGCGAAGCCGGAGAGTCCAGGCTCAATCTCGTTGCGGCTGCCCACCCGCACGATGATCCAATGGGCCGCCAGCCCAGGCGAGTCGAAGGGGACCGCCACCACCTGCAAGCCGTTGGCGAGGACGCGCTGCTGGAACGGGAAGGGGAAGATGCCCATGGAAGGCTCCTCGAGGATGCGCCGGGAGCGCGGCGCGGGCGAAAGCCCGCGAGGCGAGCGGCGTGATCTTAGCCGCCGTCGTCGGGGGCGTCAACGGGAGGATAAGAGGCAGTCTGGCGCCCCGATAAGCCGTCTAAAGGTTCCATCCGATTTCAGCCTTGAGCAGACCGTCGCTTCGCACGGCTGGTCCGGCGTCGAGCCCTTCCGGTGGGATAGGCGCCTGAAGCGGCTATCAAGAGCCGAGGAGCTGCCCGACGGGAGCCTTCATTATTTCGTGTTGGCACAGCCTGGAGGAAAGGGAAAACCCGTCCAGATACGCTGGCTGGCAGGCGGAGAGGCGGCGCGGCGGCCGGTTCTGCGCGCCAGGATCCGGCGGATGCTGAGCCTGGATGTCGATCTGCGTGGCTTCCACGCGCTTTGCCGGGGCGAGCCTCGAATCCGCTATGTGCCGCGGGCGGGAGCGGGGCGGTTCCTGCGCTGCGGCAACGTCTTCGAGGAAGTGTTCAAGGCAATTTGCGCCACCAATATCGCCTGGCGCCAGGCGGTCCTGGCGATGAACCGAATTGCCACGCTGGGGAACAGGGTTCCCGGGGTCGACGCGCGGGCTTTCCCTTCCGCTTCGGCGATCCTTCGGGTGAGCGAGGCGAAGCTGCGCGATGTATCGCGCCTTGGTTACCGGGTCCGGTTCCTACGGAGCTGGGCGCGGTGCGCCACGGAGGGGTCGGCGGAAATCGCCTTGATCGAGGCAGGTGCGCTCGATCGGGAGGCCATGCGCGCGTATCTTCTGTCTATCCCGGGCGTAGGAAAGGCAACCACCCGCTACCTGATGATGGTCTGGGGTGATGGGCGCGAGATCCCCGTGGACAGCTCGGTATACCTCTACTTTCGCAAGAACCGCTTCGGGGGAAGGAATCCCAGCGAGAAGGAGATCCTTTCTCTCTATGAGCCTTTCGGGGAGTGGCAGGCCCATTCCTACTGGTTCGAGTTTCTGCCATGGGCCAGGAAGCACTACAAGCTGTAATAGGGATAGGTGAATAGAGGGGGTGTAGCAAGGGCCGCTGGGTAGGGAGGGAGAGGGGTCCTCCCCAATCAGGGGTTACCAGGTTATAGGTCCCTCGCCCGCTTGCCACACCCCCACATCGAGACCGGCCGGGATCCGCGAGCGCTTTTGTCCTTGCTTCGGAGGTTCAGCCGCCCGCCACATAACTGTCACTTAAATACTCCGAGTCAGAGATGGCGTCAAGAGAATTCTTAAAAATTATTTGAAATCATATTATGATGCAGGATGCCGTCGAAAGTCTTTGTAGACAAGCATTTCCATGCTGTTCTTCGATGAAATGCTTGTCAGTCTTGGCAATTCCGGGAATCAAGTACCGGCAATATGATAACCGGCATCCACGAAAAGGATTTCCCCGGTAATACCCCTCGAATGGGGGCTCAGGAGGAAGGCGGCCGTATCCCCGACTTCGGACGCCTCGGTGTTGCGGCGCAGCGGGGACTTCTCGCGGTATTGTTCCAGGATGCTGGTGAATCCGGGAATGCCGCGTGCCGCCAGGGTGCTGATGGGCCCGGCTGAAATGCCATTGACCCGGATGTTGCGCGGCCCCAGATCGCTGGCCAGGTAGCGGATGCTCGCCTCCAGCGAAGCCTTGGCGACTCCCATCACGTTGTAGCGCGGAATGGCGCGCTCGCTCCCGAGATAGGTCAAGGCCAGGATGCTCCCTCCTTCAGGAGGGAAGAGTCCCAAGGCCCCGCGGGTCAACCCGACCAGCGAATAGCTGCTGATGT encodes:
- a CDS encoding pitrilysin family protein — its product is MGIFPFPFQQRVLANGLQVVAVPFDSPGLAAHWIIVRVGSRNEIEPGLSGFAHFFEHMMFRGTPRYPEDRYHAALKRLGADSNAFTSDDLTAYHTLAAAESLPEIMDLESDRFMNLRYEREAFQKEARAVLGEYNKNFSFPEVMIEEKLFETAFRVHPYQHTTMGFLRDIEDMPNQYDYSLSFYDRYYRPEHCILLVVGDIESDEVFALAEKHYGPWKRGITQIRIPQEPPQVEQRQVALSWQNPTLPILTLGYHVPAFSTRAREMPALDLISRITFSDTSPLYRRLVLEEQIAESLVGGAGDHRDPTLFVIQTHAKARALLGRVREAIESSLRELRESRVDEARLQATKSHLRYAFAMRLDSADSVASILAHILQLTADPGGYEELYATYDSLSAEDLQAVARQVFRDENRTVVTLTAAEVPQEGEAT
- a CDS encoding enoyl-ACP reductase, encoding MLLEKRKGLILGVANKRSIAWAIAQSASREGARLAFTFQGERLEGNVRELAATLPDSAVYPCDVSNDAQIEALFESVRRDFGSLDFLVHCIAFANREDLEREFVQTSRAGFLLAHDISSYSLVGLTRGALGLFPPEGGSILALTYLGSERAIPRYNVMGVAKASLEASIRYLASDLGPRNIRVNGISAGPISTLAARGIPGFTSILEQYREKSPLRRNTEASEVGDTAAFLLSPHSRGITGEILFVDAGYHIAGT